TCGAGCTTGGACTCGATGGGTTTTCTCGACACGACCCCACTCGTCATCGCAACCGAGCCGACGCATCTTCACATCGTTTTCGCATGGGGTCATGAACGCGATGGTGCTGCTCTCGCGCGGTCGATTCGCTTACGATTGACGCGAGACTTGAATTTGGCGTGGGGACGACGGGCAGCTTGGTGGACGGCGAAGGGTCGGCTCTCGCCGGTGAAGGATGATGCGCACCTCGCGTACCTTCGGTCGGAGTACCTGCCGAGCCACCGTGGGTGGAAGTGGGACGGCGAGCGTGGGCTGTATCGGTAGTCGTCGCGGCGAGGGCGATGTAATCGCCCGGCTGCTGGGCTGCGATCGCCAAGTGGCGGAGATTGGCTACGCTGTTCCCCCTTGCCCGCGTTCGACCTCATCCTCGCTGCTTTCGTCTTCGCCTTCGGGGCGTGCATTGGGTCGTTTTTGAATGTCGTCGTTTACCGGCTGCCGGTGGGGAAGTCGCTCGGTGGGTTTTCGCATTGTCCGAGTTGTGATCATCGGCTCGGGCCGCTCGATAACATCCCGATCCTCGGTTGGCCGTCGCTCGGTGGGAAGTGCCGGTATTGCAAGACGCCGTTCAGTGTGCGGTATCCGTTGGTCGAGCTCATCACGGCGCTGCTGTTTCTCGGGTACTGGCTGGCGTTGACGCGGTTCGGACTGGGGCCGGCGTTGTGCGAGGTGGTGGTTGATCCGATCCGTGGGAACACGACAGCTTTCACGACGCTCGGCGATGTGCCGCTCGAAGCCGCCTGGCCGATCCTCGTGATGGTGCTGTTGCTCGTCGCGGTGCTGCTCGCGGCGTCGTTGATTGACGCGGAGCACTTCATCATCCCGCTGGAGCTGCCGTACTTCGTCGGTGTCGTCGGGCTGCTGGTGCATGTGTTGGCCGACTCGGCGGACCTGCCGGGGAATCTGCTGATCGACGGCGTTTGGGCCAACGCCGCGTTCGGCGGGACGGTCGGGCTGCTGGTGTCGATCGCCTTGCTGAAAGCGGGTGTGTTCAAGGTGAGTTTCGCGGACGATGCTCCGCCGATCGAGGTGGGCGGTGACGACGCGCCCGAGCCGTGGCCGGCGTCGAAGGTGCGTGCGGAGATCCGCCACGAGATCGTGTTCCTGCTGCCGCCGATCCTCGCGGCGACGGTCGGCTACTTCCTGCCAAGCTTCGATCTGCCGACGTGGGCCCAAGCATTCGCCGGCGTCCTGCTCGGCGCCCTCGCCGGCGGCGGGGTCGTCTGGGTCATCCGCATCCTCGGCAGCTACGGCTTCGGCAAGGAGGCGATGGGCTTGGGCGACGTGCATCTGATGGTCGGCGTGGGGGCGTGTTTGGGCTGGTGGCCGACGGTTGTGGCGTTTTTCCTCGCGCCGTTCTTCGCGCTCCCGTTGACCGGGGCGGTCTGGCTTTTCACGGGCAAACGCCATCTGCCGTTCGGCCCGTACCTCGCGGCCGGCACGGCGGCGGTGATCCTGCTTTGGCAGCCGATCGGGCAATATCTGATGGTGCTCTGCTAGGCATGGTCGTTACGATTCGCCCGTGCTGATCGTTTTGCTGCTCACGGGTCTGTTCGGAACGACGCCGCTCGACGGCCTGGGCCATCCGCAGCCGTCGGTGCGGGAGTCGGCGACGCAAGCGTTGTGGGCTGCCGGCCCCGAAGCCGAGGTGTGGCTGGAGCGGGGGCTCGATGACCCGCGTCCGGAAGTTCGTCGCCGGGCGCGTCACATCCGTTTCATGTTAGATCATGGCCTGACGCCCGACATGCCCCCGCCGCTGCTGGAGTCGGCGAGTGCGTTCTTCGCAATTCCACCGGGCATGATCAACGAGCGCCAGCGGGCCGCCCGCCGCCTCGTGGACGTGCCCGGCGGTGCGACGGTGCTTGCCGCGTCGGTGGTCGAGGGCCAAGACCTCGCGCTCGCAATGTTGTTGGAAGACGACATTCCGAACGCCACGCTACGGATGCTCAAGCGGGGAGATCACGATTCGGCCTTCGCGTTGCTCGAACTTATCAGTGAGGTCAAACCGGCAAAGGCCTCGTCCGCCATGGCGGTGCTCTGCACGGAGACGGGCAAACCCGTCCCGCCGCGATTCGTGTCGGCCGTTGCCAAGCAGCACCTGCTCACGTTCGAGGCCGGCGATGATCCGGAACCGCTCCGCCGCACCGCTCGCAAACTCGCCACCGATCCCGAGAAGTTCCCGCTGACGTTCATGCTGCGCTACCGGGTCGGTGACGCGGCTCTGGCGTTGGACGTGTTGCCGTTCCCGTACAACCGACTGCTGGCGGTGCACGATGCCGATCGGCGGGGCGACGCGGACGACTTCGATCGGGCGGTGGCCGACATGGTCGCCGGGCTGAACCGCGGTCTCCGAGCGAACGATGCGGCCGACGCGCTGTTTCTCGGGGGCCGGATTGAAGAAGCCTTCGCGATGCAGGAGCCGAACATCGCGTACGAGCTTGGCTTGTTGCGACAACGTGGCGATGTGCGGGGCTTACGCGAAGCGCTGGTTCGCGCACGGAACCAGGTCGGCCTCACGGCACGCGGTGGGGACGAGTTGCAACTCGCCTGGGCGGCGTTGAGGACGTCCGACGCGCTCGATGACACGGACCAGGCCCGACGATGGCTTGCCGCGATCGGCAACGGCGGTGCGCGTCCTCGG
This genomic stretch from Planctomycetota bacterium harbors:
- a CDS encoding prepilin peptidase, translated to MPAFDLILAAFVFAFGACIGSFLNVVVYRLPVGKSLGGFSHCPSCDHRLGPLDNIPILGWPSLGGKCRYCKTPFSVRYPLVELITALLFLGYWLALTRFGLGPALCEVVVDPIRGNTTAFTTLGDVPLEAAWPILVMVLLLVAVLLAASLIDAEHFIIPLELPYFVGVVGLLVHVLADSADLPGNLLIDGVWANAAFGGTVGLLVSIALLKAGVFKVSFADDAPPIEVGGDDAPEPWPASKVRAEIRHEIVFLLPPILAATVGYFLPSFDLPTWAQAFAGVLLGALAGGGVVWVIRILGSYGFGKEAMGLGDVHLMVGVGACLGWWPTVVAFFLAPFFALPLTGAVWLFTGKRHLPFGPYLAAGTAAVILLWQPIGQYLMVLC